The Niastella koreensis GR20-10 genome includes a window with the following:
- a CDS encoding LamG domain-containing protein has protein sequence MKKIILCCSTVMVLTAFKKDGRGDIIVKSPLSEPTCASDLKKGLLAYYPFNANFNDASGNGNHAIPKNGAYLTTDCKGRLYHAAGFDGKDDYLIVPGNRKLNADSLSVCFYVLVNNSRRRNVTISRINFETGESLTFGIHESLPTDNKWNFGMASGLDPCSSTYGYDPSMACYSSGGIAAGRWYSVVATFGKGIQKLYVDGVLHSTKKRSFQYAKKCNNSDLMIGGWWKADIVSIDGKLDEVRLYNRVINECEIAKLAAAVEQISGFKGSVAIR, from the coding sequence ATGAAAAAAATTATCTTGTGTTGTAGTACGGTTATGGTACTGACTGCCTTCAAAAAAGATGGCCGTGGTGATATAATTGTCAAGTCCCCTCTTAGTGAGCCTACCTGTGCCTCTGACCTGAAAAAGGGGTTACTGGCTTATTATCCTTTCAATGCTAATTTCAATGATGCCAGCGGTAATGGCAACCATGCCATTCCAAAGAACGGCGCTTATTTAACTACTGACTGCAAAGGCCGGCTGTACCACGCAGCGGGTTTTGACGGGAAGGATGATTACCTGATTGTGCCGGGTAACCGCAAACTGAATGCCGACTCCTTATCCGTTTGTTTTTATGTGCTGGTAAACAACTCCCGGCGCAGGAATGTAACAATCAGCCGCATCAACTTTGAAACCGGTGAATCGCTGACCTTTGGTATTCACGAAAGCCTGCCAACAGACAATAAATGGAATTTCGGGATGGCTTCCGGGCTGGACCCCTGCAGCAGTACTTATGGCTACGATCCGTCGATGGCCTGTTATTCAAGTGGTGGCATAGCAGCTGGCAGGTGGTACAGTGTTGTTGCTACATTTGGGAAAGGTATACAGAAACTGTATGTTGACGGGGTGTTGCATTCAACCAAAAAAAGGTCTTTTCAATATGCCAAGAAATGTAATAATTCCGATCTGATGATCGGTGGCTGGTGGAAAGCCGATATTGTATCTATTGATGGAAAATTAGATGAAGTACGGCTTTATAACCGCGTTATCAATGAGTGCGAAATTGCCAAACTGGCTGCGGCTGTTGAACAAATATCAGGCTTCAAAGGCTCTGTAGCTATCCGCTAA
- a CDS encoding menaquinone biosynthetic enzyme MqnA/MqnD family protein: protein MNKIKVGIVNYLNTKPLIFGIQRAPVVDQLLLIEDYPANIARMLVEGTIDVGLVPVAVIPHLKEHHIITDYCIGCEGPVASVAIFSEVPLEKVEKVLLDYQSRTSVALAKVLLRKYWKKDVELIDTKDDYRSQIKGTTAGVVIGDRALEQRKVSPYIYDLGEAWIAMTGLPFVFAAWVSNKQLPADFITAFDAANKQGLQHIEMAVEENPYPVFDLRKYWTEHISYELTPNKRKGLEKFLEFLTVSQTQAAK from the coding sequence TTGAATAAGATTAAGGTTGGAATTGTTAATTATCTCAATACGAAGCCTTTAATATTTGGAATTCAGCGTGCGCCGGTGGTTGACCAATTGTTGCTGATCGAAGATTATCCTGCTAATATTGCGCGTATGCTGGTGGAGGGAACAATTGATGTGGGCCTGGTTCCCGTGGCGGTGATCCCGCACCTGAAAGAACATCATATAATAACCGATTACTGTATTGGTTGTGAAGGTCCGGTGGCTTCGGTCGCTATTTTTAGTGAAGTTCCGTTGGAAAAGGTAGAAAAAGTACTACTCGATTACCAGAGCCGCACCTCCGTGGCCCTGGCCAAAGTGCTGTTGCGCAAGTACTGGAAAAAAGACGTGGAGCTGATTGATACCAAGGACGACTACCGCTCACAAATAAAAGGCACCACCGCCGGGGTGGTTATTGGCGACCGGGCGCTGGAACAACGTAAAGTTTCCCCCTATATATATGACCTGGGCGAGGCCTGGATTGCCATGACCGGTCTGCCATTTGTTTTTGCCGCCTGGGTGAGCAATAAACAATTGCCCGCCGATTTTATTACCGCCTTTGATGCGGCCAATAAACAGGGGCTGCAGCATATTGAAATGGCCGTGGAGGAAAATCCTTACCCGGTTTTTGACCTGCGCAAATACTGGACTGAACATATCAGCTATGAACTAACGCCCAACAAGCGAAAGGGACTGGAAAAGTTCCTGGAATTTCTAACTGTTTCCCAAACCCAGGCTGCTAAATAG
- the purB gene encoding adenylosuccinate lyase codes for MELKALTAISPIDGRYRHQVQHLDEYFSEFALIKYRVLVEVEYVRFLADKKFFSLSAAQKKALQEVCDNFSVDDALKIKDTEKITNHDVKAVEYFLKEKMAAMDAEAIQEWVHFGLTSQDINNTAIPLSWKQAIEIEYLPAVLNFNRQLEILATDWKDVPMLAHTHGQPASPTRLGKEIMVFVERIGNQVEQVISVPVTAKFGGATGNFNAHAVAFPEKDWVSFGNEFVEGVLGLQRQQFTTQIEHYDNLAAHFDAMKRINNILIDLCRDIWTYISMEYFKQRTLKGEIGSSAMPHKVNPIDFENAEGNLGIANALLEHLAAKLPVSRLQRDLTDSTVLRNIGVPFAHIILAIKSIEKGLSKLVLNTNALNADLEDNWAVVAEGIQTILRRENYPQPYEALKELTRGKNGITQESIHAFIEGLKVSASIKKELKRITPQNYTGVNPEF; via the coding sequence ATGGAACTAAAAGCACTTACGGCCATCTCTCCTATCGACGGACGCTATCGTCATCAGGTTCAACATCTTGACGAATATTTCTCTGAATTTGCATTAATTAAATACCGGGTACTGGTAGAAGTAGAGTACGTTCGGTTCCTGGCCGATAAGAAATTCTTTTCCCTGTCTGCTGCGCAGAAAAAAGCCCTGCAGGAGGTGTGTGATAACTTCTCCGTAGACGATGCGCTGAAAATAAAAGACACCGAAAAGATCACCAACCACGATGTAAAAGCCGTGGAATACTTTCTAAAAGAAAAAATGGCTGCCATGGATGCCGAAGCCATCCAGGAATGGGTGCATTTTGGCCTTACCTCGCAGGATATTAATAATACCGCCATTCCGCTTTCGTGGAAACAGGCTATCGAGATCGAATATCTCCCCGCCGTACTGAACTTTAACCGGCAACTGGAGATCCTGGCCACCGATTGGAAGGACGTGCCCATGCTGGCCCATACCCATGGACAGCCCGCCAGTCCAACCCGCCTGGGTAAGGAGATCATGGTTTTTGTAGAACGCATCGGCAACCAGGTAGAGCAGGTTATTTCGGTACCTGTTACCGCCAAGTTTGGCGGCGCCACCGGAAACTTCAACGCCCATGCCGTTGCCTTCCCCGAAAAAGACTGGGTTAGCTTCGGTAACGAATTTGTAGAAGGCGTACTGGGTCTGCAACGCCAGCAGTTCACTACCCAGATAGAACACTACGATAACCTGGCCGCGCATTTTGATGCCATGAAACGCATCAACAACATCCTCATCGATCTTTGCCGCGACATCTGGACATACATCTCCATGGAATATTTTAAACAGCGTACGCTGAAGGGCGAAATTGGCTCCAGCGCCATGCCGCATAAAGTAAACCCCATCGATTTTGAAAATGCCGAAGGCAACCTCGGCATCGCCAATGCGCTGCTCGAACACCTGGCCGCCAAATTACCGGTAAGCCGCCTGCAACGCGACCTCACCGATTCAACCGTATTGCGCAACATCGGCGTTCCGTTCGCACACATTATTCTCGCCATAAAATCAATTGAAAAAGGATTGAGCAAACTGGTGTTGAACACCAATGCCCTCAATGCCGACCTGGAAGACAACTGGGCCGTAGTAGCCGAAGGTATTCAAACCATCCTTCGCCGTGAAAACTACCCCCAACCATACGAGGCGCTCAAAGAACTGACCCGTGGCAAGAATGGCATTACGCAGGAAAGCATTCATGCGTTTATTGAAGGCTTGAAGGTTTCAGCTTCTATTAAGAAGGAGTTGAAGCGGATAACACCGCAAAACTACACAGGAGTAAATCCGGAATTCTAA
- a CDS encoding GNAT family N-acetyltransferase: MVIFETDRLIIRRYTLEDEENFFKLNGDPELMRYIREARDRKECSLFLRRNIVNYQQRPLMGRWAMDEKATGAFVGSFAIIPVESADSKRNHEIQLGYALLKDYWGKGFATESTLAGRQYAFDVMKLPKIVAITEEANTASQNVLLRCGFQQQANFREGNKTLCYFSSRNPNAIETERLHLFPLTIPQLELYCKGSDELEHALNLMPFGRNMSPQVHDTVMKVTLPAMRRAAEPDYLFFTFWLVVDKLSHTIVAEIGFKGPPAIDGCVEIGYGTMPAMVNKGYMTEAVKGLLQWTATRPDITTVLAETYAGNKASMRVLEKNQFMQFTQKGDMLWWRHTR; encoded by the coding sequence ATGGTTATATTCGAGACAGACCGGTTAATTATACGCAGGTATACCCTGGAAGATGAAGAGAACTTCTTCAAACTGAATGGTGACCCGGAGCTGATGCGGTACATTCGCGAGGCCCGGGACCGGAAAGAATGTTCGCTGTTTTTAAGGCGAAACATTGTAAACTACCAGCAACGGCCGCTGATGGGCCGCTGGGCCATGGATGAAAAAGCTACCGGCGCTTTTGTTGGCTCCTTTGCCATTATTCCCGTTGAAAGCGCCGACTCTAAACGGAATCACGAAATACAATTAGGGTATGCCCTGCTGAAGGATTACTGGGGCAAGGGCTTTGCTACGGAAAGCACCCTGGCCGGGCGGCAATACGCCTTTGACGTTATGAAGCTGCCGAAAATAGTGGCCATCACCGAAGAAGCCAACACCGCTTCGCAAAATGTACTGCTGCGGTGCGGATTTCAGCAACAGGCCAACTTCCGGGAGGGCAATAAAACCCTGTGTTATTTCAGCAGCCGCAATCCCAATGCAATAGAAACAGAACGGCTTCATTTATTTCCACTTACCATCCCACAATTAGAGTTGTACTGCAAGGGCAGTGACGAACTGGAACACGCGCTTAACCTGATGCCCTTTGGCCGTAACATGTCGCCCCAGGTACATGATACAGTAATGAAGGTAACGCTGCCCGCCATGCGGCGCGCCGCCGAACCCGATTACCTGTTCTTCACCTTCTGGCTGGTGGTTGATAAACTAAGCCATACCATTGTAGCCGAGATCGGGTTTAAAGGTCCGCCCGCCATTGATGGTTGTGTAGAGATCGGCTATGGTACCATGCCCGCCATGGTGAACAAAGGTTATATGACCGAAGCGGTTAAAGGCTTATTACAATGGACTGCCACCCGCCCGGATATTACCACGGTGCTGGCGGAAACCTATGCGGGGAATAAAGCCTCTATGCGGGTGCTGGAGAAGAATCAGTTTATGCAGTTCACGCAAAAGGGAGATATGTTGTGGTGGAGACACACAAGATAA
- a CDS encoding peptide chain release factor 3 produces the protein MKYNNEIHKRRTFAIISHPDAGKTTLTEKFLLFGGAIQTAGAVKSNKIKKHATSDFMEIERQRGISVATSVMSFEYKNILINLLDTPGHKDFAEDTYRTLTAVDSVILVVDSVNGVEDQTRRLMEVCRMRDTPVIVFINKMDRDGKNRFDLLEEIENELKISLHPMTLPINSGKDFKGVYNLYDKNLLLFTANTKAVADDEDTVRITDLSLPVLDEKLGDKDAAILREDVELVDGVYGELNTTDYLNGKVAPVFFGSAINNFGVREMLDTFIRIAPIPRPRATSAREVPPTEDKFSGFIFKIHANLDPKHRDRIAFLRVCSGRFERNKYFHHVRLDKDVRFSNPYTFMARDKDVIEEAFAGDVVGLFDTGNFKIGDTLTEGENFYYTGIPSFSPEIFKEVINKDPMKTKQLEKGLLQLTDEGVAQLFTQFGGNKKIIGCVGDLQFEVIQYRLLQEYGASCEFRTMPYYKACWITSADPKKLDDFTRFKSNNIATDKDGHLVYLAQSEWFLNTERSNNPDIEFHFTSEIHKEAV, from the coding sequence ATGAAATACAATAACGAAATTCATAAGCGACGCACTTTTGCTATTATTTCGCACCCTGACGCCGGTAAAACCACCCTTACCGAGAAATTCCTCCTGTTTGGGGGTGCCATTCAAACGGCCGGGGCGGTAAAAAGCAACAAGATCAAAAAACACGCTACCAGTGACTTTATGGAAATTGAGCGCCAGAGAGGTATCTCGGTAGCCACGTCGGTAATGAGTTTCGAATATAAAAATATTCTCATCAATCTGCTGGATACCCCTGGTCACAAGGATTTTGCAGAGGATACTTACCGCACCCTCACTGCCGTGGACAGCGTTATCCTGGTGGTGGACAGCGTGAACGGGGTAGAGGATCAAACCCGCCGCCTGATGGAGGTGTGCCGCATGCGCGATACCCCGGTGATCGTGTTCATCAATAAAATGGACCGCGATGGTAAGAACCGGTTCGACCTGCTGGAAGAAATCGAAAACGAATTAAAGATCAGCCTGCACCCCATGACCCTGCCCATCAACAGCGGTAAAGACTTTAAAGGGGTGTACAACCTGTACGATAAAAACCTGTTGTTGTTTACTGCCAATACAAAGGCGGTGGCCGATGATGAGGATACCGTAAGAATTACAGATCTCAGTCTGCCTGTGCTCGATGAAAAGCTGGGGGATAAAGATGCTGCTATTCTGCGGGAAGATGTGGAACTGGTAGACGGAGTTTATGGCGAATTGAATACCACCGATTACCTGAACGGAAAAGTGGCGCCCGTATTCTTCGGTTCTGCCATCAACAACTTTGGGGTAAGGGAAATGCTGGATACCTTCATCCGCATTGCGCCGATTCCCCGCCCGCGCGCTACCTCAGCCCGGGAAGTACCGCCTACCGAAGATAAGTTCAGTGGCTTTATTTTCAAGATCCACGCCAACCTCGATCCCAAACACCGCGACCGTATTGCCTTTTTACGGGTATGCAGTGGCAGGTTCGAGCGCAACAAATACTTCCACCACGTACGGCTCGATAAAGACGTGCGGTTCAGCAACCCTTACACTTTCATGGCCCGCGATAAGGATGTGATCGAGGAAGCTTTTGCCGGCGATGTGGTAGGTTTATTTGATACAGGCAACTTCAAGATCGGTGATACCCTCACCGAAGGAGAAAATTTCTACTATACCGGTATTCCTTCGTTCAGCCCTGAAATATTTAAAGAGGTGATAAATAAAGACCCGATGAAAACCAAGCAATTGGAGAAAGGTCTTTTACAGCTTACCGACGAGGGCGTGGCCCAGCTGTTCACCCAGTTTGGCGGCAACAAAAAGATCATTGGCTGTGTGGGCGACCTGCAGTTTGAAGTGATCCAGTACCGGTTATTACAGGAGTATGGCGCTTCCTGCGAATTCAGGACCATGCCCTATTACAAAGCCTGCTGGATCACCAGCGCCGATCCCAAAAAGCTGGATGATTTCACCCGTTTTAAATCGAACAACATCGCTACCGATAAAGACGGTCACCTGGTATACCTGGCGCAAAGCGAATGGTTCCTGAATACCGAACGGAGTAACAATCCGGATATTGAGTTCCATTTTACCAGCGAAATCCACAAAGAGGCGGTGTAG
- a CDS encoding NAD-dependent epimerase/dehydratase family protein: MVVGNGLIAKAFDPWYSKDDRFLVFASGVSNSGTADPAQFSREARLLEQTLQQHPEKTLAYFSTCSVYDASLSNSPYVQHKLAMENLIRTSHTGYHIFRISNLAGNTSNPNTFLNYFAQHIQSGSFFYLWHNTWRNVLDVTDLVAICNHILQQGLYKNEIVNIANPISNNVEEIVNILETVLQKKGNYELIEKTSKPIIDTTIVQELAPGLDIAFNEKYLFNIVKKYFAAL, encoded by the coding sequence ATGGTTGTTGGCAACGGACTTATTGCAAAGGCATTTGACCCGTGGTATTCGAAAGATGACAGATTCCTGGTCTTTGCATCCGGCGTGTCCAATTCCGGCACGGCCGACCCCGCCCAATTTTCCCGCGAGGCCAGGCTGCTGGAACAGACCCTGCAACAACACCCCGAAAAAACCCTGGCCTACTTCAGCACCTGCAGCGTATACGATGCTTCTCTTTCGAATTCGCCCTACGTACAACACAAGCTGGCCATGGAAAACCTGATACGGACCAGCCATACAGGCTATCATATTTTCCGCATCTCTAACCTGGCAGGCAACACCAGCAATCCCAATACCTTTCTGAATTATTTTGCACAGCACATTCAATCGGGCAGTTTCTTTTATCTGTGGCACAACACCTGGCGCAATGTGCTGGATGTAACCGACCTGGTAGCCATTTGTAATCATATATTGCAACAGGGATTGTATAAAAATGAGATCGTCAATATCGCCAACCCCATCAGTAATAATGTAGAAGAGATCGTCAATATCCTGGAGACCGTACTACAAAAAAAAGGGAATTACGAATTGATCGAAAAAACAAGCAAGCCAATAATTGATACCACTATTGTGCAGGAACTGGCGCCCGGATTGGATATTGCTTTCAATGAAAAGTACCTGTTCAATATCGTTAAAAAATATTTTGCCGCATTATGA